The following coding sequences are from one Mesotoga infera window:
- a CDS encoding ArsR family transcriptional regulator, translating into MKIIPGYVELVEILMACGFADRKSYYNAVSHDLGLDFEPGRELAEFLDQVNSSEDWSIRMAVDVFSEIKDSVIFFCDFPDEPGLEILLEDSIESLARNFEDRASCVVASIMLNNLNLSQEDVRKTLQGDLSIVSDAVEKAEDLSENTTWFITQLVKFPRQSKEILLFALSELKKYYEQSGLRKRNRDKVVERLKVFKAEECEEVAEDFLEFYGIRAREDLPLHLLFQNTLKYSGIKFSSVCNTQLIVFSEHFKQIGEIMNPVINDNTLRLFLRNLSDQTKMQILKAISEDSKYVDELAKLVGLSKATISYHLSTLAELALVTGRKDHRRVYFSLNKERLEKILRRLETLYDEGDS; encoded by the coding sequence TTGAAGATCATACCGGGATACGTTGAACTTGTCGAGATTTTAATGGCGTGCGGCTTTGCGGATAGAAAGAGTTATTACAATGCGGTGTCTCATGATCTTGGATTGGATTTCGAGCCTGGAAGAGAACTTGCGGAATTCCTTGATCAGGTCAACAGTAGCGAAGACTGGTCGATAAGGATGGCGGTCGATGTCTTTTCTGAGATCAAGGACAGTGTCATTTTCTTCTGCGACTTTCCGGATGAACCTGGGCTAGAAATACTTCTTGAAGATTCTATCGAAAGTCTAGCAAGAAATTTTGAAGACAGAGCCAGCTGCGTTGTCGCCAGTATAATGTTGAACAATCTCAATCTCTCTCAAGAGGACGTACGCAAGACACTACAGGGAGATCTGAGCATTGTCTCCGATGCTGTTGAAAAGGCAGAAGATCTTTCAGAAAACACAACTTGGTTCATAACCCAATTAGTAAAATTCCCAAGACAATCAAAGGAAATCCTTCTCTTCGCGTTGAGCGAACTGAAGAAATACTATGAGCAATCTGGCTTAAGAAAGAGGAATCGTGACAAAGTCGTCGAAAGGCTGAAGGTATTCAAAGCCGAGGAGTGTGAGGAAGTGGCAGAGGATTTTCTTGAATTCTACGGAATCAGGGCTAGAGAGGACCTACCCCTTCACCTGCTTTTTCAGAATACTCTGAAGTACTCGGGAATCAAGTTCTCCAGCGTCTGCAATACCCAGCTTATAGTTTTCAGTGAGCACTTCAAGCAAATTGGAGAGATTATGAATCCCGTTATAAATGACAACACCCTCAGACTGTTTCTAAGAAATCTATCCGATCAGACAAAAATGCAGATCTTGAAAGCTATATCCGAAGATTCGAAATATGTGGATGAGCTGGCCAAGCTTGTTGGTCTGTCAAAAGCGACTATTTCATACCATCTCTCAACTTTAGCAGAACTCGCACTCGTCACTGGCCGCAAAGACCACCGGCGTGTGTATTTCTCGTTGAACAAAGAGCGTCTTGAAAAGATACTCAGAAGGCTTGAGACGCTTTACGATGAAGGTGATAGTTGA
- a CDS encoding ArsR family transcriptional regulator: MEMITGYFEIYDLTMAIQFSLNTGPVEKVLKTLGVDYEPAAQLMEFQELLLKDGEWSTRMYTTFMNELGVMAPILFPIRQKLLDGMIVNIEESLNVKDEGLELIKDRFIQVFADRRLRISHHDLKKMIFEEPERVSKAVEVIGGTSADTIWFINQLLFFPKTAMDFLSSNTLRILDYYERSGLRELNMGLVKGYIENNSPQKVKDAFSNFLDYYGITLDESKPLYITLQNSVPHTNSGLMTYPTFHLLIMGLEEVTEDFSGRIPEEVRLRSLLKVLSDETRFKILKRLSKEPALQRDLVEFTGLAKSTISYHMGLLFKSSLIDIDPFSSIICVRRETISRAVADIRNLLNIKEKK, translated from the coding sequence ATGGAAATGATAACCGGGTATTTCGAAATATACGACTTGACAATGGCAATTCAGTTTTCGCTCAACACAGGACCGGTCGAGAAAGTGCTTAAGACATTGGGAGTGGACTATGAACCTGCTGCTCAGCTAATGGAATTTCAAGAATTGCTGCTGAAGGACGGAGAATGGTCGACAAGAATGTACACAACCTTTATGAACGAGCTAGGCGTAATGGCTCCAATTCTCTTTCCGATAAGGCAGAAACTTCTGGATGGGATGATTGTGAATATTGAGGAGAGCTTGAACGTAAAGGATGAAGGGCTTGAGTTAATAAAGGATCGCTTCATTCAGGTCTTTGCCGACAGGAGGCTAAGGATTTCCCACCATGATCTGAAAAAAATGATATTTGAGGAACCCGAGAGGGTTTCGAAAGCGGTTGAGGTAATCGGCGGCACAAGTGCAGATACTATATGGTTTATCAATCAGCTGCTTTTCTTTCCAAAGACCGCAATGGATTTTCTTTCTTCTAACACACTTAGAATTCTCGATTACTATGAACGTAGTGGGTTAAGAGAGTTGAACATGGGTCTTGTTAAAGGTTACATAGAGAACAATTCACCGCAGAAAGTGAAAGACGCTTTTTCGAACTTCCTCGACTACTACGGCATTACTCTTGATGAGAGCAAACCTCTATACATAACACTTCAGAATTCAGTGCCCCACACAAACTCTGGTCTGATGACTTATCCGACGTTTCATCTCTTGATAATGGGCCTTGAAGAGGTTACGGAAGACTTCTCGGGGAGAATTCCAGAAGAAGTTAGGTTAAGAAGCCTCCTAAAAGTGTTGTCTGATGAGACGAGATTCAAGATCCTGAAGAGACTGAGCAAGGAGCCGGCCCTGCAAAGAGATCTGGTTGAATTCACTGGTCTGGCCAAGTCGACGATTTCTTACCATATGGGGCTTCTTTTCAAATCATCGTTGATCGATATAGATCCATTTAGTAGCATAATCTGTGTGAGAAGAGAGACCATAAGCAGGGCAGTAGCAGACATAAGAAATCTGTTGAATATAAAGGAGAAGAAATGA
- a CDS encoding HAD family phosphatase, translated as MIEAAIFDMDGVIIDSEKIYRRACTELVNELGGKISVELFERQMGLKMSETQKVVVRMAGLEIEPEEFGRRYMERYLKLARETLAPNPGLLSLLDFLSEKVKLAIASSTEKVAVEELMKKIGVLDYFEIIVGGDEVDESKPSPMIYLRASEFLGVSPEECIVIEDSPNGIKSGIRAGMEVLGVRHGENANLDLSASSHVFDDLYGVRKYLETVLNGKV; from the coding sequence ATGATTGAAGCGGCAATATTCGATATGGACGGAGTGATTATCGATTCGGAGAAGATCTATAGACGAGCTTGCACGGAGCTTGTAAATGAGCTTGGCGGGAAAATCAGCGTCGAGTTGTTTGAGAGACAGATGGGTCTAAAGATGTCTGAAACCCAGAAAGTTGTTGTCCGGATGGCAGGGCTTGAAATTGAGCCTGAGGAGTTCGGCAGAAGATACATGGAAAGATACTTGAAACTTGCCAGAGAAACATTGGCTCCAAATCCAGGATTATTGAGCCTTCTTGATTTCCTGTCGGAAAAGGTAAAACTGGCTATAGCATCGTCTACAGAGAAGGTGGCAGTAGAGGAACTCATGAAGAAGATTGGTGTGCTAGATTACTTCGAAATAATTGTGGGTGGCGATGAAGTGGATGAATCAAAGCCCTCGCCTATGATCTATCTTAGAGCCTCGGAGTTTCTGGGAGTCAGTCCTGAAGAGTGCATAGTCATTGAAGACTCGCCAAATGGCATCAAGAGTGGTATTCGGGCTGGAATGGAAGTGCTTGGAGTTAGACACGGAGAGAATGCTAACCTTGATCTGTCAGCTTCAAGTCATGTATTTGATGATCTCTACGGAGTCAGGAAGTACCTTGAAACGGTTCTTAATGGCAAGGTTTAA
- a CDS encoding Crp/Fnr family transcriptional regulator yields the protein MLHTVDLFRDLTSQERREVLSGSRTITSLSNQIIYTPEDKCDSLSIVLKGKLRISKLLPSGQEQIIKHLKKGEVFGEALVFAGRKYASHVVSEEDSEILNIPKEVLLRAFKNQRFLLSYLRSISEKTLNLSGIIEMLSLATVKKKIASYLLELSLEKETRFFKLPCSKKMLANLMGSTREVVSRNFSELQREGIIFMPDRNTVEIRNLKRLEGILFD from the coding sequence ATGCTACATACTGTCGATCTCTTCAGAGATCTGACTTCTCAGGAAAGAAGAGAAGTACTTTCGGGTTCACGGACAATAACTTCTTTGAGCAATCAAATCATCTACACGCCAGAAGACAAATGCGATTCGCTTAGCATAGTTCTAAAAGGCAAATTGAGAATATCGAAGCTACTTCCTTCTGGCCAGGAACAGATCATTAAACACCTTAAGAAAGGAGAGGTATTTGGCGAAGCTCTCGTATTTGCTGGAAGGAAATATGCTTCACACGTAGTGTCGGAAGAAGATTCGGAGATTCTTAATATCCCGAAAGAAGTACTTCTAAGGGCCTTCAAAAACCAGCGTTTTCTGTTGTCCTATCTGAGAAGCATTTCAGAAAAGACCTTAAACCTTTCGGGTATCATTGAAATGCTTTCACTGGCAACCGTGAAGAAGAAGATCGCAAGTTATCTGCTGGAATTATCTCTGGAGAAGGAGACTCGTTTCTTTAAGCTTCCCTGCTCAAAAAAGATGCTGGCGAACCTCATGGGATCAACGAGAGAGGTAGTATCCAGAAATTTCTCTGAGTTACAGAGAGAAGGAATCATCTTTATGCCTGACAGAAATACAGTTGAGATAAGGAATCTGAAGCGTTTGGAAGGTATTCTTTTCGATTAA
- a CDS encoding GNAT family N-acetyltransferase: protein MQIGGIMSRIRMLEEISLNSWPAIDSRFRDGWIMRYAGGYTNRANSVYPLYETFEALDCKIEEAKNFYNSRGLPPMFKLTSDSKPACLDSVLGELGFEERDRALVMTKVIAGQPRDLSDLDVLPSPEDKWLEVFFSLNKRARENKAWAKRLLALLPQKSAFALLKKKKRFVGCGFAVIQSDFVGLFGIAVRENERRKGYGREITEKLLEVGRKRGAKIAYLQVDKPNRNAINLYSKIGFHDEYLYWYRVGE, encoded by the coding sequence ATGCAGATCGGAGGCATTATGTCAAGAATTCGAATGCTTGAAGAGATTTCTCTTAATTCGTGGCCCGCGATTGACTCCAGGTTTAGAGATGGGTGGATTATGAGATACGCTGGTGGATACACAAATAGGGCAAACTCAGTGTATCCGCTATATGAAACTTTCGAAGCGTTAGATTGCAAGATCGAAGAGGCCAAGAATTTCTATAATTCGAGAGGGCTTCCTCCGATGTTCAAACTTACATCAGATTCAAAACCAGCTTGTCTCGATAGTGTACTTGGAGAACTAGGATTTGAAGAACGGGATCGGGCTCTGGTAATGACAAAGGTTATTGCTGGTCAGCCCCGTGATCTTTCCGATTTGGATGTCCTCCCCAGTCCAGAAGACAAATGGCTTGAAGTATTCTTCTCACTCAATAAGAGGGCAAGAGAAAATAAAGCATGGGCAAAAAGACTGTTAGCATTGCTCCCTCAGAAAAGCGCGTTTGCGCTTCTGAAAAAGAAAAAGAGGTTTGTCGGTTGCGGTTTTGCCGTCATCCAGAGTGATTTTGTGGGATTATTTGGAATAGCTGTGAGAGAGAACGAACGGCGAAAAGGATATGGAAGAGAAATAACTGAAAAACTCCTGGAAGTGGGTAGGAAAAGAGGCGCAAAGATTGCTTATCTTCAGGTCGATAAACCGAATAGAAATGCAATAAACCTATATTCGAAGATTGGTTTTCATGATGAATACCTTTACTGGTACAGAGTTGGTGAATAG
- a CDS encoding flavodoxin: MSKVVVLYKTKYGSSKKYATWIAEEVGAEIFNVDDFNPGNLHNYNVIVYGGSLYATGIIGLSKIKKSIETLKNKKVIVFSVGASPAKPEVLEDIKAKNFSLEMASLAEYYHLRGGFDFKKLKLRDKILMSMLKMKLKAKKRRGEELTDDEKGMLAAYRTSVDFTSRKSIEPIVESIRRFLEKEL; the protein is encoded by the coding sequence GTGTCAAAAGTAGTCGTGCTTTACAAGACCAAGTATGGAAGCTCAAAGAAGTATGCAACCTGGATTGCCGAAGAAGTCGGAGCAGAGATATTTAACGTTGATGACTTCAATCCCGGGAATCTCCACAATTACAACGTTATTGTCTATGGAGGATCGCTATACGCCACAGGCATCATTGGGTTATCAAAAATTAAGAAGAGCATAGAGACTCTCAAGAATAAGAAAGTGATCGTCTTCTCTGTCGGAGCGTCTCCAGCAAAGCCCGAAGTGCTTGAAGATATCAAGGCGAAGAATTTTTCCCTGGAAATGGCTAGTCTCGCGGAATACTACCATCTGAGGGGAGGTTTTGACTTCAAGAAGCTGAAGCTCAGAGACAAGATCCTGATGTCGATGTTGAAGATGAAACTCAAAGCTAAGAAGAGGCGAGGTGAAGAATTAACCGATGATGAGAAGGGCATGCTAGCAGCATACAGGACTTCGGTCGATTTCACCAGCAGGAAGTCCATTGAACCAATTGTCGAAAGTATTAGAAGATTTCTTGAAAAAGAACTATGA